Proteins from one Sphingomonas sp. R1 genomic window:
- a CDS encoding thermonuclease family protein translates to MRLIATILLLATSSCGVLPNASAGQRDSDGFEAQARAIDGDTIAVDFRIFGADAVERKALCQKGPSCWPCGKAAQDFASKLMKRGPVSIQLTGKQSYGRPIAIVDVGGKDFGEMMIAAGYAVPTPQFLDSDPARRRRYSAALEGAEGRHVGVHAGRFIEPSRWRKGERLSCEPRGRFER, encoded by the coding sequence ATGCGCTTGATCGCAACTATACTCCTGCTCGCTACAAGCAGCTGCGGTGTCCTGCCTAACGCGAGCGCGGGACAAAGAGACAGTGACGGCTTCGAGGCGCAGGCCCGTGCGATCGACGGCGACACGATAGCGGTGGATTTCCGGATCTTCGGCGCCGATGCCGTTGAACGGAAGGCGCTCTGCCAAAAGGGGCCATCATGTTGGCCCTGCGGCAAGGCCGCGCAGGACTTTGCATCCAAGCTGATGAAGCGCGGCCCTGTCTCGATCCAGCTCACCGGCAAACAGAGTTACGGGCGGCCGATCGCGATCGTCGACGTGGGCGGTAAGGATTTCGGCGAGATGATGATTGCTGCGGGCTACGCAGTGCCTACGCCACAATTTCTGGACAGCGATCCGGCCCGACGCCGGCGGTATTCTGCCGCTCTTGAAGGAGCCGAGGGCAGGCACGTGGGCGTCCACGCAGGGAGATTCATCGAGCCGAGCCGCTGGCGCAAAGGAGAGCGACTTTCGTGTGAGCCGCGCGGGCGCTTCGAACGTTGA
- a CDS encoding ArsR/SmtB family transcription factor translates to MREDLSDFTSRASAFLKVLAGRTRSMLIWELIDGERSVGELAEMVGASTTAVSQQLAILRGEGIVSTRSCGQRRFYSLTSPEARHFVTALRELLLQNVAAAEIQQVRDRAR, encoded by the coding sequence ATGAGAGAAGATCTGTCCGACTTCACTTCGCGCGCATCGGCGTTCCTCAAGGTCCTCGCTGGGCGCACCCGAAGCATGCTGATCTGGGAGCTTATTGATGGCGAGAGGTCGGTGGGAGAGCTTGCCGAGATGGTTGGTGCGAGCACGACCGCCGTCTCGCAGCAGCTCGCGATCCTAAGGGGCGAAGGAATCGTCTCGACGCGGAGCTGCGGGCAGAGGCGGTTCTATTCTCTCACCAGCCCCGAGGCCCGGCACTTCGTGACCGCGCTTCGCGAACTGCTTTTGCAGAACGTCGCCGCGGCCGAGATCCAGCAGGTACGCGACCGAGCCAGGTGA